Proteins encoded by one window of Bradyrhizobium sp. B097:
- a CDS encoding CoA transferase, which yields MEKGIFDGLKVLDCASFIAAPAAATVLSDFGADVIKIEPPGAGDPYRNLPNLPGYPASEHNFAWMLEARNKKSLALDLTKPDAQQVLYKLVAEADVFITNMPPQVRQKLGITYDHLAHLNDRLIYASFTGYGEKGEEANKPGFDSNAYWARSGLMDLVRADEDTTPARSVAGMGDHPCAMAFYGAIVTALFQREKTGKGSHVATNLMANGIWANGVLAQAKLVGAKFKKRKPREEALNAVTNHYKCKDGRWLILSLLNEDRQWPTLARCMGREDLLADARFATKADRHARSVELIKIFDEVFAGKDLAEWRKILDGNGLVFGVVGILDDIPNDKQMIENEVLVRFENDTMLTVNSPIFIDGAKKVQPRKPPEVGEHSDEILRQAGYDEATIRKLRASGAVA from the coding sequence ATGGAAAAAGGCATTTTTGACGGGCTCAAGGTCCTGGACTGCGCGAGCTTCATCGCGGCGCCCGCGGCCGCCACCGTGCTGTCCGACTTCGGCGCCGACGTCATCAAGATCGAGCCGCCCGGCGCCGGCGACCCCTACCGCAACCTGCCCAACCTGCCCGGCTATCCAGCGAGCGAGCACAATTTCGCGTGGATGCTCGAGGCCCGCAACAAGAAGAGCCTCGCGCTCGACCTCACCAAACCTGACGCGCAGCAGGTGCTTTACAAGCTCGTCGCCGAGGCCGACGTGTTCATCACCAACATGCCGCCGCAGGTGCGCCAGAAGCTCGGCATCACCTACGATCATCTTGCGCATCTCAACGACCGGCTGATCTACGCCTCCTTCACCGGTTACGGCGAGAAGGGCGAAGAGGCCAACAAGCCCGGCTTCGACTCCAACGCCTATTGGGCCCGCTCCGGCCTGATGGATCTGGTACGCGCCGACGAGGACACCACGCCGGCCCGTTCGGTCGCCGGCATGGGCGATCACCCCTGCGCGATGGCGTTCTACGGCGCGATCGTCACCGCGCTGTTCCAGCGCGAGAAGACCGGCAAGGGCTCGCATGTCGCGACCAATTTGATGGCCAACGGCATCTGGGCCAACGGCGTACTGGCGCAGGCCAAGCTCGTCGGCGCCAAGTTCAAGAAGCGCAAGCCGCGCGAAGAGGCGCTGAACGCCGTCACCAACCACTACAAGTGCAAGGACGGCCGCTGGCTGATCCTGTCGCTGCTCAACGAAGACCGGCAGTGGCCGACGCTGGCGCGCTGCATGGGCCGCGAGGACCTCCTCGCCGATGCGCGTTTCGCCACCAAGGCGGACCGCCATGCGCGCTCGGTCGAGCTGATCAAGATCTTCGACGAGGTGTTCGCCGGCAAGGATCTCGCCGAATGGCGCAAGATCCTTGACGGCAACGGCCTGGTGTTCGGCGTCGTCGGCATCCTCGACGACATCCCGAACGACAAGCAGATGATCGAGAACGAGGTGCTGGTGCGCTTCGAGAACGACACCATGCTGACCGTGAACAGCCCGATCTTCATCGACGGCGCCAAGAAGGTGCAGCCGCGCAAGCCG
- a CDS encoding cytochrome c has product MTSKLLPSLAAIAMLSIGTAVAAPVNYALPEETAAFKPGPNLDVVQNNCTACHSADYIKTQPQGEKFKKDFWQAEVTKMIKVYGAPIDQADVGKIVEYLSATY; this is encoded by the coding sequence ATGACCAGCAAGCTGCTTCCCTCCCTCGCCGCGATCGCCATGCTGTCGATCGGCACCGCTGTTGCCGCGCCAGTCAACTACGCGCTTCCCGAGGAGACTGCGGCCTTCAAGCCCGGTCCCAACCTCGACGTGGTGCAGAACAACTGCACCGCCTGCCACTCGGCCGATTACATCAAGACCCAGCCGCAGGGCGAGAAGTTCAAGAAGGACTTCTGGCAGGCCGAGGTGACCAAGATGATCAAGGTCTACGGCGCGCCGATCGACCAGGCCGACGTCGGCAAGATCGTCGAGTATCTTTCCGCGACCTATTGA
- a CDS encoding adenylate/guanylate cyclase domain-containing protein: MASPSREHLQEMARGVGQRQVRLVTGAIMFAYLVSHFLNHALGNISTDAMAIGVHYHTEFWQFLPVAIVFYGACLVHTGLGIWALYQRREFHWKAIEPLQLVLGLSIPVFIIIHIVGVRLGQTLYGHEKLYPQELYTFFIASPVRLWLMFAVLLIAWVHGCIGLYFWLRLRAFFRWAAPFLLATAVLIPTLAMLGIYQGGRATMEDYQDPEWRREELSVQKLGTAAQAATLEKITGGLTSGYLGLLALVLLARGARALLERRGGMIALSYGNGRTLRVPKGLSVLEASLRYNVPHASVCGGRARCSTCRIRIIGDHAALPEPSPREAFVLHRVGADDPSIRLACQLRPTTDLAFFQLFLPQTMSANAHASNPTRVGQERYLVSMFVDMRGSTQLAEKRLPFDTVFIVNRFLGAVSQAVLEAGGRPNQFIGDGMLALFGLTTDRQLACRQALRAAALIAANIDELNQFLSHDLREPIRFGIGIHGGEVIVGDIGYRDHMVFTALGDAVNVAARLQDMTKALACEAVISDEVRVTAGLADDALPAQEVAIRGRNEPMTVRTVEATRVLSTLVDDRHAVAA; the protein is encoded by the coding sequence ATGGCCTCCCCCTCGCGCGAACATTTGCAGGAAATGGCCCGCGGCGTCGGCCAGCGGCAGGTTCGCCTGGTCACGGGGGCGATCATGTTCGCCTACCTGGTCAGCCATTTCCTCAACCACGCGCTCGGCAACATCTCGACGGACGCAATGGCGATCGGGGTGCACTACCACACCGAATTCTGGCAGTTCCTGCCGGTCGCGATCGTGTTCTACGGCGCCTGCCTGGTGCATACCGGCCTCGGCATCTGGGCGCTGTATCAGCGCCGCGAGTTCCACTGGAAGGCGATCGAGCCGCTGCAGCTGGTGCTCGGCCTGAGCATCCCGGTCTTCATCATCATCCACATCGTCGGCGTGCGGCTCGGCCAGACGCTGTACGGGCACGAGAAGCTCTACCCGCAGGAGCTCTACACCTTCTTCATCGCCTCGCCGGTCCGGCTGTGGCTGATGTTTGCGGTGCTGCTGATCGCCTGGGTGCATGGCTGCATCGGGCTGTATTTCTGGCTGCGGCTGCGCGCGTTCTTCCGGTGGGCTGCGCCGTTCCTGCTGGCCACAGCCGTGCTGATCCCGACCCTGGCAATGCTCGGCATCTATCAGGGCGGCCGCGCCACGATGGAGGACTATCAGGATCCCGAGTGGCGGCGCGAGGAGCTGTCGGTGCAGAAGCTTGGCACGGCGGCCCAGGCTGCCACGCTCGAGAAGATCACGGGTGGCCTGACGTCCGGCTATCTCGGCCTGCTCGCCCTCGTGCTGCTGGCGAGGGGCGCGCGTGCCCTGCTTGAGCGCCGCGGCGGCATGATCGCGCTGTCCTATGGCAACGGCCGCACGCTGCGGGTGCCGAAGGGATTGAGCGTGCTGGAAGCGAGCCTGCGCTACAACGTGCCGCATGCGAGCGTCTGCGGCGGCCGTGCGCGCTGCTCGACCTGCCGCATCCGCATCATCGGCGATCACGCCGCCCTGCCCGAGCCTTCCCCGCGCGAAGCCTTCGTACTGCACCGGGTCGGCGCCGACGATCCGTCGATCCGGCTGGCCTGCCAGTTGCGGCCGACCACCGACCTGGCCTTCTTCCAGCTGTTCCTGCCGCAAACGATGTCGGCCAATGCGCACGCCTCCAATCCGACGCGGGTCGGCCAGGAGCGATATCTCGTCAGCATGTTCGTCGACATGCGCGGCTCGACGCAGCTTGCCGAGAAGCGGCTGCCGTTCGACACCGTTTTCATCGTCAACCGCTTCCTCGGCGCGGTGTCGCAGGCGGTGCTGGAAGCCGGCGGCCGGCCCAACCAGTTCATCGGCGACGGCATGCTCGCGCTGTTCGGGCTCACCACCGACCGGCAGCTGGCCTGCCGCCAGGCGCTGCGCGCGGCGGCGCTGATCGCAGCCAATATCGACGAGCTGAACCAGTTTCTCAGCCACGATTTGCGCGAGCCGATCCGGTTCGGCATCGGCATCCATGGCGGCGAGGTGATCGTCGGCGACATCGGCTATCGCGACCACATGGTGTTCACCGCGCTCGGCGATGCCGTCAACGTCGCGGCACGGCTGCAGGACATGACTAAAGCGCTGGCCTGCGAGGCGGTCATCTCCGACGAGGTGCGCGTCACCGCAGGGCTCGCCGACGATGCCCTGCCGGCGCAGGAGGTCGCGATCCGCGGCCGCAACGAGCCGATGACCGTGCGCACCGTCGAGGCGACGCGCGTCCTGTCCACGCTGGTCGATGACCGGCACGCCGTCGCGGCCTGA
- a CDS encoding Lrp/AsnC ligand binding domain-containing protein — protein MTDIDKTDRKILSILQGDGRIANVELAERIGLSPTSVGERLKRLQRDGFVEGYGARLNPHRLGLGLLVFVEVLLDKTTPDVFERFARAVQIAPEVLECHMVAGGFDYLVKARVANMSAYRRFLGETLLALPGVRETRTYAVMEEVKRDAPLPVG, from the coding sequence ATGACAGACATAGACAAGACAGACCGCAAAATCCTCTCGATCCTGCAAGGGGATGGCCGGATTGCCAATGTGGAACTGGCCGAAAGGATCGGCCTGTCGCCGACCTCGGTCGGCGAACGGCTGAAGCGGCTGCAGCGCGACGGCTTCGTCGAGGGCTATGGCGCGCGGCTCAATCCGCACCGGCTCGGGCTCGGCCTCCTGGTCTTCGTCGAGGTGCTGCTCGACAAGACCACGCCCGATGTGTTCGAGCGCTTCGCCAGGGCAGTCCAGATCGCGCCGGAAGTGCTGGAGTGTCACATGGTGGCCGGCGGCTTCGACTATTTGGTCAAGGCGCGCGTCGCCAACATGAGCGCCTATCGCAGGTTTCTCGGCGAGACCCTGCTGGCGCTGCCGGGCGTGCGCGAGACGCGAACCTACGCGGTGATGGAGGAAGTCAAGCGCGACGCGCCGCTGCCGGTCGGCTGA
- the putA gene encoding bifunctional proline dehydrogenase/L-glutamate gamma-semialdehyde dehydrogenase PutA, with amino-acid sequence MPDPLPPPFSAPYAPDDTAIAGRLRQDARLGADQEAGVDRTARRLIEAIRANDDPLGGVEDMLREFALSTKEGLALMVLAEALLRVPDARTADQFIEDKLGQGDFVNHETRSSAFMVNASAWALGMSARVIQPGETPQGTIGRLTKRLGAPAVRAATRQAMRLMGSHFVLGETIEAALARAQSHTARGSRYSFDMLGEGARTADDARRYFESYARAIDAIGKAAGDQPLPDRPGISVKLSALHPRFEAVSHARVMTELVPQLIDLARRAKAFDLNFTVDAEEADRLELSLDVIAAAFADPSFAGWSGFGLAIQAYQKRAAEVIDYIDALTSALDRRMMVRLVKGAYWDTEIKRAQERGLDGYPVFTRKAMTDLNYVACARKLLALRPRLFPQFATHNALTVATILELSDDPASFEFQRLHGMGEALYAQLGDDRPEIAHRTYAPVGSHRDLLAYLVRRLLENGANSSFVALAADNRVSIVDLLRRPAEIIGADNNAAHSGIPLPADLYRPQRENSHGIEFGERKALDALTSSIAGEPKAASGMVATSTVEQANAAVAAARGGFKAWDGTPAVQRAAILDKAADLLAQRRAHFLALLQSEGGKTLDDALSEVREAIDFCRYYAALGRKLFGQGEAMPGPTGESNMLELRGRGAFVAISPWNFPLAIFLGQVTAALMAGNAVIAKPAEQTPQIAAEAVALLHQAGVPRSALHLVQGDGAAGAALVSHPGIAGVVFTGSTEVARSINRTLAAKDGPIVPLIAETGGINAMIVDATALPEQVADDVVTSAFRSAGQRCSALRLLFVQDDVADRMIEMIAGAARELKIGDPSQPSTHIGPVIDAEAKQRLDAHIARMKQEARVHLAGEAPAGNFVAPHIFELSAAGQLREEVFGPILHVVRYRAERFGEVLSAIEATGFGLTLGIHSRIDDTIEHVIDRLQVGNIYVNRNMIGAVVGVQPFGGSGLSGTGPKAGGPHYLTRFATEQTVTINTAAAGGNAALMAGVE; translated from the coding sequence ATGCCCGACCCGCTCCCGCCCCCGTTCAGCGCGCCCTACGCCCCCGATGACACCGCGATCGCCGGCCGCCTGCGCCAGGACGCCAGGCTTGGCGCGGACCAGGAGGCCGGGGTCGACCGCACCGCGCGGCGCCTGATCGAGGCGATCAGGGCCAACGACGATCCGCTCGGCGGGGTCGAGGACATGCTGCGCGAGTTCGCGCTGTCGACCAAGGAGGGCCTGGCGCTGATGGTGCTGGCGGAGGCGCTGCTCCGGGTGCCCGACGCGCGCACCGCCGACCAGTTCATCGAGGACAAGCTCGGCCAGGGCGACTTCGTCAACCACGAGACCAGATCGAGCGCGTTCATGGTCAACGCCTCGGCCTGGGCGCTCGGCATGTCGGCGCGCGTGATCCAGCCCGGCGAGACGCCGCAAGGCACGATCGGGCGGCTGACCAAGCGGCTCGGCGCGCCGGCGGTGCGCGCCGCGACACGGCAGGCGATGCGGCTGATGGGCAGCCATTTCGTGCTCGGCGAGACCATCGAGGCGGCGCTGGCGCGGGCACAATCACATACGGCGCGCGGCTCGCGCTATTCCTTCGACATGCTTGGCGAGGGCGCGCGCACCGCCGACGATGCCCGCCGCTATTTCGAATCCTACGCCCGCGCGATCGACGCGATCGGCAAGGCGGCCGGCGATCAGCCCCTGCCCGACCGGCCCGGCATCTCGGTCAAACTCTCCGCGCTGCATCCGCGCTTCGAGGCGGTCAGCCACGCCCGGGTGATGACCGAGCTGGTGCCGCAGCTCATCGATCTTGCGCGCCGCGCCAAGGCGTTCGACCTCAACTTCACCGTCGATGCCGAGGAAGCCGACCGGCTGGAACTGTCGCTCGACGTCATCGCCGCCGCGTTCGCCGACCCGTCGTTCGCCGGCTGGAGCGGTTTTGGTCTTGCGATCCAGGCCTATCAGAAGCGCGCCGCTGAGGTGATCGATTATATCGATGCACTCACGAGCGCGCTCGACCGCAGGATGATGGTGCGCCTGGTCAAGGGCGCCTATTGGGACACCGAGATCAAGCGCGCACAGGAGCGCGGGCTCGACGGCTATCCAGTGTTCACCCGCAAGGCGATGACCGACCTGAATTACGTCGCCTGCGCGCGCAAGCTGCTGGCGCTGCGGCCGCGGCTGTTTCCGCAATTCGCGACCCACAACGCGCTGACGGTCGCGACCATCCTCGAACTGTCAGACGATCCCGCGAGCTTCGAATTCCAGCGGCTGCACGGCATGGGCGAAGCGCTCTACGCACAGCTCGGCGACGACAGACCGGAGATCGCCCATCGCACCTATGCCCCGGTCGGCAGCCATCGCGACCTGCTCGCCTATCTGGTGCGCCGGCTGCTCGAGAACGGCGCCAACTCGTCGTTCGTGGCGCTGGCGGCGGATAATCGCGTCTCCATCGTGGACCTATTGCGCCGCCCGGCCGAGATCATCGGCGCCGACAACAATGCCGCTCACTCCGGAATTCCCCTGCCGGCCGATCTCTACCGGCCGCAGCGCGAGAATTCGCACGGCATCGAATTCGGCGAGCGAAAGGCGCTCGACGCACTGACGTCTTCGATTGCGGGCGAACCCAAGGCGGCGTCTGGCATGGTTGCGACATCGACGGTCGAACAGGCGAATGCCGCGGTCGCCGCTGCGCGCGGTGGCTTCAAGGCGTGGGATGGCACGCCGGCCGTCCAACGCGCGGCGATCCTCGACAAGGCCGCGGACCTGCTCGCGCAGCGGCGCGCGCACTTCCTCGCCTTGCTGCAGAGCGAAGGCGGCAAGACGCTCGACGACGCACTCTCGGAGGTGCGCGAGGCGATCGACTTCTGCCGCTACTATGCGGCGCTCGGCCGGAAGCTGTTCGGGCAGGGCGAGGCGATGCCCGGGCCGACCGGCGAAAGCAACATGCTGGAGTTGCGCGGCCGCGGCGCCTTCGTCGCGATCTCGCCATGGAATTTCCCGCTCGCGATCTTCCTCGGCCAGGTGACGGCGGCGCTGATGGCCGGCAATGCGGTGATCGCAAAGCCGGCCGAACAGACGCCGCAGATCGCAGCCGAGGCCGTCGCGCTGCTGCATCAGGCCGGCGTGCCGCGATCGGCGTTGCATCTGGTGCAGGGCGACGGTGCGGCCGGCGCCGCGCTGGTCAGCCATCCCGGCATTGCCGGCGTGGTCTTCACCGGCTCGACGGAGGTGGCGCGATCGATCAACCGGACGCTCGCCGCCAAGGACGGGCCGATTGTGCCGTTGATCGCGGAAACCGGCGGCATCAATGCGATGATCGTCGATGCCACCGCACTGCCCGAGCAGGTCGCCGACGATGTCGTGACCTCGGCGTTCCGTTCCGCCGGCCAGCGCTGCTCGGCGCTTAGGCTGCTGTTCGTGCAGGACGACGTCGCCGACCGCATGATCGAGATGATCGCGGGCGCCGCGCGCGAACTGAAGATCGGCGATCCCTCGCAACCGTCGACGCATATCGGACCGGTGATCGATGCGGAGGCCAAGCAACGGCTCGACGCGCATATCGCGCGGATGAAGCAGGAGGCGCGGGTGCATCTCGCCGGCGAGGCCCCGGCAGGCAATTTCGTCGCGCCGCATATCTTCGAACTGTCGGCGGCGGGCCAGCTGCGCGAGGAGGTGTTCGGCCCGATCCTGCATGTCGTGCGTTACCGCGCCGAGCGGTTCGGCGAGGTGCTTTCCGCGATCGAGGCAACCGGATTTGGGCTGACGCTCGGCATCCATTCCCGCATCGACGACACGATCGAGCACGTGATCGACCGTCTCCAGGTCGGCAACATCTATGTCAACCGCAACATGATCGGTGCGGTCGTCGGCGTGCAACCGTTCGGCGGCAGCGGCCTCTCCGGCACCGGCCCCAAGGCCGGCGGCCCGCACTACCTCACGCGCTTCGCAACCGAGCAGACGGTAACGATCAACACCGCCGCCGCGGGCGGCAATGCGGCGTTGATGGCGGGGGTGGAGTAA
- a CDS encoding glycosyltransferase family 39 protein — translation MTAMRLVYAHALDLRTDEAYYWTWSKENVLSFLDHPPMVAWFIRFGTAVLGDTNLGVRLGGIVAMLATQLLLADIVRRVTSNNVHAVMLALLLPEAALYYGLLMAKVAPDTALIPFSVAMLWSLVRLAQSNDGRWWLAAGLFAGLSLLSKFTAIMFAPAVLAFALVPDWRWRWLRSPYPYLAALIAIVVFSPVLIWNAEHDWASFRFQAVRATVERDLTFRTLGEFIGMQFGLVGFVLLPVTLFGTMLTAWRGYVRREPVAILLATAVLVPVVYFLWKSLTLRVGDTWPMFLWPAGFAAVAINVTRMPFEGWSVGLVKSTVAWARTAITSGIVFVVCVFFYYMFAPWNLIGRTDPIGTEAGYDVVAAHTLAQVQATGATWVATTDYRTYAMLRWMLRGRVPVVEVNERGRFQGFADPGISKIRDHAGIYVGREPENNLALWSETSAVRQPLERVTRSWRGMIMDTYALENISGWTPDLSPPPDTTFFRWRVLAFSLSPRAGRRLG, via the coding sequence ATGACCGCGATGCGGCTGGTCTATGCCCATGCGCTCGATCTGCGCACCGACGAGGCCTATTACTGGACCTGGTCGAAGGAAAACGTGCTGTCCTTCCTCGACCATCCCCCGATGGTCGCCTGGTTCATCCGTTTTGGCACGGCTGTTCTCGGCGACACCAATCTTGGCGTCCGCCTCGGTGGCATCGTGGCGATGCTGGCCACCCAGCTCCTGCTTGCCGACATCGTCCGCCGCGTGACATCGAACAACGTCCACGCCGTGATGCTGGCGCTGCTGCTGCCGGAGGCGGCACTGTATTACGGATTGTTAATGGCGAAGGTCGCGCCGGACACGGCGCTGATCCCGTTTTCGGTTGCGATGCTGTGGTCGCTGGTGCGGCTCGCGCAAAGCAATGACGGGCGCTGGTGGCTCGCCGCGGGGCTGTTTGCCGGGCTGTCGCTGCTGTCGAAATTCACCGCGATCATGTTCGCGCCGGCGGTGCTCGCCTTTGCGCTGGTGCCGGACTGGCGCTGGCGCTGGCTGCGCAGTCCGTATCCGTACCTCGCCGCGCTGATCGCGATCGTCGTGTTCTCGCCGGTGCTGATCTGGAATGCCGAGCATGACTGGGCCTCGTTCCGCTTCCAGGCGGTGCGCGCCACCGTCGAGCGCGATCTCACGTTCCGCACGCTCGGCGAGTTCATCGGCATGCAGTTCGGCCTGGTCGGCTTCGTGCTGTTGCCGGTGACGCTGTTCGGGACAATGCTGACGGCATGGCGCGGCTATGTCAGGCGCGAGCCGGTCGCGATCCTGCTCGCGACCGCGGTGCTGGTGCCGGTCGTCTATTTCCTCTGGAAGTCGCTGACCTTGCGGGTCGGCGACACCTGGCCGATGTTCCTGTGGCCGGCGGGCTTTGCGGCGGTCGCCATCAACGTCACGCGGATGCCGTTCGAGGGCTGGTCGGTCGGGCTCGTCAAGTCGACCGTCGCCTGGGCGCGGACTGCGATCACATCGGGCATCGTCTTCGTCGTCTGCGTGTTCTTCTATTACATGTTCGCGCCGTGGAATCTGATCGGCCGCACCGATCCGATCGGCACCGAGGCGGGTTATGATGTGGTCGCCGCGCATACCCTGGCGCAGGTGCAGGCGACCGGCGCGACCTGGGTCGCGACCACGGATTATCGCACCTATGCGATGCTGCGCTGGATGCTGCGCGGGCGGGTGCCGGTCGTCGAGGTCAACGAGCGCGGCCGTTTCCAGGGCTTTGCCGATCCCGGCATCAGCAAGATCCGCGATCACGCCGGCATCTATGTCGGGCGCGAGCCCGAGAACAACCTGGCGCTATGGAGCGAGACATCAGCAGTGCGCCAGCCGCTGGAGCGCGTGACGCGAAGCTGGCGCGGCATGATCATGGACACCTATGCGCTGGAGAACATCAGCGGCTGGACACCCGATCTGTCGCCGCCGCCGGACACGACGTTTTTCCGCTGGCGGGTGCTGGCCTTCTCCTTGTCCCCGCGTGCGGGAAGAAGGTTGGGATAA
- a CDS encoding molybdopterin-dependent oxidoreductase — protein sequence MLDRRDLMKRAGLAALVAGLGSRGAFALDTVTLPFGNGERPLVRYPQKRPMIGLTARPPQLETPFAVFNDGPLTPNNAFFVRYHLAGIPYDLDPDKFTLEIKGKVDKPLKLSLKDIRKLKATELVAVNQCSGNSRGFFNPRVAGGQLGNGAMGCARWHGVPLKTVLDMAGVQAGAKQVTFNGMDGPVMETTPDFVKALDIDHARDGEVMLAWGMNGEDLPFLNGFPLRLVVPGYYGTYWVKHLNEITVIDNVFEGFWMKSAYRIPDTPNNAVEPGTAPKATIPINRFTVRSFITSVADGAKLKAGRSTLRGIAFDGGKGIKEVVVSIDGGKSWTPAKLGKDLGKYAFREWKLKVALPAGASDLKVRATSNAGDTQPMDPWWNPAGYLRNVVETVRVTAA from the coding sequence ATGCTCGATCGACGAGACTTGATGAAGCGCGCCGGGTTGGCCGCTTTGGTGGCGGGGCTGGGATCAAGGGGTGCATTCGCACTCGACACCGTGACGCTGCCGTTCGGCAATGGTGAACGCCCGCTGGTGCGCTACCCGCAGAAGCGCCCGATGATCGGCCTGACCGCCCGGCCGCCGCAGCTGGAAACGCCGTTTGCGGTCTTCAACGACGGTCCGCTCACGCCGAACAACGCGTTCTTCGTCCGCTATCACCTCGCCGGCATCCCCTACGATCTGGATCCGGACAAGTTCACGCTGGAGATCAAGGGCAAGGTGGACAAGCCGCTGAAGCTCTCGCTGAAGGATATCCGGAAGCTGAAGGCGACCGAGCTCGTCGCCGTCAACCAGTGCTCCGGCAACAGCCGGGGCTTCTTCAATCCGCGCGTCGCCGGCGGCCAGCTCGGCAACGGCGCGATGGGCTGCGCGCGCTGGCACGGCGTGCCGCTGAAGACCGTGCTCGACATGGCCGGCGTGCAAGCCGGCGCCAAGCAGGTCACCTTCAACGGCATGGACGGTCCGGTGATGGAGACGACGCCTGACTTCGTGAAGGCGCTCGACATCGACCATGCGCGCGACGGCGAGGTGATGCTGGCCTGGGGCATGAACGGCGAGGACCTGCCATTCCTCAACGGCTTCCCGCTCCGCCTCGTGGTGCCCGGCTATTACGGCACCTATTGGGTCAAGCACCTCAACGAGATCACCGTGATCGACAACGTCTTCGAGGGCTTCTGGATGAAGTCCGCCTACCGGATTCCGGATACGCCGAACAATGCGGTCGAGCCCGGCACCGCACCAAAGGCGACGATCCCGATCAACCGCTTCACGGTGCGCTCGTTCATCACCAGCGTTGCCGACGGCGCCAAGCTGAAGGCTGGCCGCAGCACGCTGCGCGGCATCGCCTTCGACGGCGGCAAGGGCATCAAGGAGGTCGTGGTCTCGATCGACGGCGGCAAGAGCTGGACGCCGGCCAAGCTCGGCAAGGATCTCGGCAAATACGCATTCCGCGAATGGAAGCTGAAGGTCGCGCTCCCGGCCGGCGCCTCCGACCTGAAGGTGCGCGCCACCAGCAATGCCGGCGACACCCAGCCGATGGATCCGTGGTGGAATCCCGCCGGCTATCTGCGCAACGTCGTCGAAACCGTGCGCGTCACCGCGGCGTGA
- a CDS encoding cold-shock protein — translation MPKGTVKWFNPTKGYGFIQPATGGKDIFVHISAVQKAGLQSLNEGQSVEYEEIANRGKTSAENLKV, via the coding sequence ATGCCCAAAGGTACAGTGAAGTGGTTCAACCCGACCAAGGGTTATGGATTCATCCAGCCCGCAACAGGCGGCAAGGACATTTTCGTTCATATTTCAGCAGTTCAGAAGGCCGGTCTTCAGAGCCTCAACGAAGGCCAGTCTGTTGAATACGAAGAGATTGCCAATCGCGGCAAGACATCAGCCGAGAACCTCAAGGTCTAG